The Bacteroidota bacterium region AAGTGGCTGAATTTTGGGCCAGTCGTGTGAGAAAAAATACGGACGGCAGTTATTCGATTCCCGGAGTGGTTGGAGCAGATGAATATGCGGAAGGCATAACAGACAACGCCTTCACCAACGGATCTGCTATCAAAGCCTTGCACTGTGCAGTAAAAGCAGCAAAAGAGTTGAATGAAAAGGCCCCATCGGAATGGGCGGATATTGCGGATAAAATCCGGATTATTCACGGCCAGGACGGAATTACACAGGAATATGAGGGATACAAAGGTCAACAGATCAAGCAGGCTGATGAGAATCTATTGGCATATCCCCTGGGTATCATAACGGACAGAGATCAAATAAGGCGCGATCTGGAATATTATGATGCAAAAATTGACCATAAAAACGGACCTGCAATGACTTACGGGATCTTCTGCGTGCAGTATGCCCGTATAGAAGATGCCCGGAAAGCGGAAGAAACGTTCAGAAGGTGTTACCGGCCGAACATGAGACCGCCTTTTGGAGTGTTTGCTGAGACTCCGAGCTCTCATAACCCTTATTTTGCAACCGGAGCGGGAGCTTTATTGCAGGCTGTGATAAACGGGTTTGGAGGATTGGAAATAACCGACAAGGGCATTGTTCAATGTAAGTCGGTATTACCGGCTTCATGGGAAAGTCTTACCATTAAAGGAGTGGGAATGGCTCATAAGACTTACAGGGTTGTTAATGAAAAATAAAATGAATAATTCAACTTAATTATTTCAATATCCATAACAAAAATTTATTTTTATTAAAATCTAATTAAAAGTGATCATGAAAAAGAATGTTTTATTTTTTTTACTGTTGATGTTTTTTTCAACAGCGATTTTATTTGGTCAGACAAATGATCCTTTGCCTGCAAAAGGAGCAGAAATCGTATCCGGAAATGCGAGGTTTACTGTCTTGACTCCCCGGGTAATCAGAATGGAATGGGATAGCACCGGAACATTTTGCGATAACGCATCATTTATTGCGGTTAACAGGAAGTTGCCTGTACCTGAGTTTAAAGTGAAAAGAAGTGGAAAATATCTTACGGTAAAAACTTCTGAAATTGAGTTAAAATATAAGATCAACAGTGGAAGGTTTACTTCTCAAAATCTGAGTGTAACTTATCTGGACAAACGAAATGCTTTTGTATGGAAACCAGGTGAAAAGCAAAAGGGTAACCTCAAGGGGACGTATCGTACTCTTGATGGATGTAACGGAGCATATCATGATGGTAAGTCCAGAATACCGATTGAAGACGGACTTCTTTCGACAGACGGATGGACATTAATTAACGATTCCAAAGGATTTTTATTCGATAAGAGCGACTGGCCGTGGGTGGAGGAAAGAAAGAATCAGAATGGGCAGGATTGGTATTTTATGGCTTATGGGAAGAATTACAAAGAAGCTTTGAAAGAATACACGGAGTTTGCAGGGAAAGTACCTATGCCTCCACGTTATGCCTTTGGTTATTGGTGGTCAAGATACTGGAATTATTCGGACAACGAACTGAGAAACCTGATAGGGAATTTCAGACGTTTTAATATTCCGCTGGATGTGTTGGTCATCGATATGGACTGGCACGGGGACAATGTCGATTCGAAACAAACCTGGACAGGATGGACATGGAACGGCAACTTGTTCCCGGATTATAAGGATTTTCTGCAGTGGTTGAAAAAGGAGCAGGTGAAAACCACACTGAACCTTCATCCTGCCGATGGGGTAGCTCCTTTCGAGGATTGCTACGCTGATTTTGCAAAAGCAATGGGTGTGGATCCTGCCAGCAAAAAAACAATACCTTATGAAGGTTCGAACAAAAAGTTCATGGAAACACTGTTCAATCAGATTTTGCATAAATACCAGCAAGAAGGAATAGATTTCTGGTGGTTGGATTGGCAGCAGTGGCCGAACGACAGAAAGTTGACAAATTTAAGCAATACCTGGTGGCTGAACTATATGTTCTTTACCGACATGGAACGTAACGGCGACAAGCGCCCAATGCTTTATCACCGCTGGGGCGGACTTGGCAACCACCGTTACCAGATCGGATTTTCAGGAGATACTTATATTACCTGGAATAGCCTGGCTTTCCAGCCATACTTCACCAATACGGCATCTAATGTGCTTTACACTTACTGGAGTCACGATATAGGCGGGCATATGCCTTTTAAAGGGAACAAGGATTTCGATCCTGAACTTTATGTCAGATGGATGCAGTATGGTGCTCTGAGTCCGATTTTCAGGACTCATTCTACCAAAAATATGTATGTCAACAAGGAACCATGGAATTTCAAGGGAGAATATTACGATGCTATCCAAAACAGCATTCTGTTACGTTACCGTCTGGTACCTTATATTTATACAATGGCCAGGAAAACCTATGATGAAGGTATAGGCCTTTGCCGTCCCTTATATTATGATTATCCTGACGACCAGCAGGCTTATGCAGACAGTACGGAATACATGTTTGGTGACAATATGCTTGTTGCCCCTATAGGAAAACCGATGGAAAATGGAGCATCTAAAGTGAAAGTATGGTTGCCTGAAGGAAACGACTGGTATGAATGGAATACAGGAACGATGCTTAAAGGGGGACAGGAAATTGAGAGGGAATTTTCCCTGGATGAGTATCCCTTATATGTAAAAGCAGGGGCCGTTATTCCGATGTATAGACCGGGTTTGAAGAATCTGGAATCTGCACCCAAAGCATTGGAAATAGACGTGTTCCCCGGAAAGGGCGGTGAAATGAAAATATACGACGATTCCGGGCTCAATAAGGATTATGCCAAAGAATACTCGTTTACCAATGTAAGCTCCACCGTCACAGGAAGTGAACAGAAAATAACAATCAATCCCGTAGAAGGTTCTTATACAGGAATGCCCGAAAGCAGGGATTATTACGTGAAGGTATGGGGTGCCGGAATGCCCGAAAAGGTAACAATCAACGGGAAGGAGATTCCATATAGTACTACAGATAATGATTTGTCATGGAGATATATAGGGAGTGAACTCTCATTTGAAATTTCTCTAAAGGGCCTGGATAGAAAAGAAAAAGCGGAGATAGAAATCACCTATGGAAGTGGCCAGGGAATTGACCTTAACAACGGACTGGTGAAGGAGTTAAAAGTGTTCTCGAAAAAATGCACCGAAGCTAAAGCCCAGGGTAAGTTATTGAATTTTGTTAATGAGACAATTGGAAAATGTGAGGAAACAAATAGAGAGATTGAGTACGATCCCCAGAACTTCTACAAATACATAAAATATTTCATAGACAATAAAGACAAAGCTTTTGATTCGATGAAATAAAAAATTCTGATTGTACTGCATAAAGAAGGAGGGATGTTATTTATTCCCTTCTTTTGTTCATTATACTTAAGGAAAACCGTATTAAACTGTACTATTTATGCAGTCACCAGATTTGAAAAGAAAGTCCCGGAAGGGAGTAGAATTAAAGAAAACCATTTTATCAGGCATTAGGACATATAAAGGAATTAGAATAATTACAAACAGTTTTTTAATTAACTTTGAATACCTTAATCATGAAAAATGAAAACAGCTTGTAGTCATCTTAAACTGACCGTATTTATTTTTTTCGTGGCATTTCATTCGACGGGATCAGTTTTGGCCCGTATTACTGAAAAT contains the following coding sequences:
- a CDS encoding glycoside hydrolase family 31 protein, with amino-acid sequence MKKNVLFFLLLMFFSTAILFGQTNDPLPAKGAEIVSGNARFTVLTPRVIRMEWDSTGTFCDNASFIAVNRKLPVPEFKVKRSGKYLTVKTSEIELKYKINSGRFTSQNLSVTYLDKRNAFVWKPGEKQKGNLKGTYRTLDGCNGAYHDGKSRIPIEDGLLSTDGWTLINDSKGFLFDKSDWPWVEERKNQNGQDWYFMAYGKNYKEALKEYTEFAGKVPMPPRYAFGYWWSRYWNYSDNELRNLIGNFRRFNIPLDVLVIDMDWHGDNVDSKQTWTGWTWNGNLFPDYKDFLQWLKKEQVKTTLNLHPADGVAPFEDCYADFAKAMGVDPASKKTIPYEGSNKKFMETLFNQILHKYQQEGIDFWWLDWQQWPNDRKLTNLSNTWWLNYMFFTDMERNGDKRPMLYHRWGGLGNHRYQIGFSGDTYITWNSLAFQPYFTNTASNVLYTYWSHDIGGHMPFKGNKDFDPELYVRWMQYGALSPIFRTHSTKNMYVNKEPWNFKGEYYDAIQNSILLRYRLVPYIYTMARKTYDEGIGLCRPLYYDYPDDQQAYADSTEYMFGDNMLVAPIGKPMENGASKVKVWLPEGNDWYEWNTGTMLKGGQEIEREFSLDEYPLYVKAGAVIPMYRPGLKNLESAPKALEIDVFPGKGGEMKIYDDSGLNKDYAKEYSFTNVSSTVTGSEQKITINPVEGSYTGMPESRDYYVKVWGAGMPEKVTINGKEIPYSTTDNDLSWRYIGSELSFEISLKGLDRKEKAEIEITYGSGQGIDLNNGLVKELKVFSKKCTEAKAQGKLLNFVNETIGKCEETNREIEYDPQNFYKYIKYFIDNKDKAFDSMK